One Gossypium hirsutum isolate 1008001.06 chromosome A11, Gossypium_hirsutum_v2.1, whole genome shotgun sequence genomic window carries:
- the LOC107899311 gene encoding protein SHORT-ROOT → MDTLFRLVSLQSSDQSFNSSRTSSSSRSSKQNYHIHYQQEDQECFNCFMDEDDYSSSSSQHFYPYHHHQPHLSPTTKNTSTATAHHVFQTSGSDFSTFSLAWELNFDFSCKWATGILLETATAISEGNGGLVQQLMWMLNELNSPYGDTEQKLASYFLQALFSRITDTGERCYRTLDTISDKTCSFESTRKMVLKFQEVSPWTTFGHVACNGAVMEAFEGERKLHIIDISNTYCTQWPTLLEALATRTDETPYLRLTTIVPSKKGGVSGVSVKKVMKEIGNRMVKFARLMGVPFKFKAIHHPGDLCDLDLSELDINEDEALAINFVGTLHSITAVDNRRDLMISNFRRLQPRIITVIEEEADLDVGVDGLEFVKGFHECLRWFRVYFEALDDCFERTSNVRLMLEQAAGRAIVDLVACSPSMSIEMREPATRWSWRFKASGFNPVVLSDEVCDDVRALLRRYKEGWSMAQCPDAGIFLSWKDQPVVWASAWRP, encoded by the coding sequence ATGGATACCTTGTTTAGACTCGTGAGTCTCCAATCATCGGATCAATCTTTCAACTCTAGTAGAACTTCTAGCAGCTCTAGATCCTCTAAACAAAACTATCACATTCACTACCAACAAGAGGACCAAGAATGCTTCAACTGTTTCATGGATGAAGATGACTACTCTTCGTCTTCTTCTCAACACTTTTATCCCTATCATCATCATCAACCCCACCTTTCTCCCACCACAAAAAACACTTCCACCGCCACCGCTCACCATGTTTTTCAAACCTCTGGCTCTGATTTCTCTACTTTCTCCCTTGCTTGGGAACTAAACTTTGATTTCTCCTGCAAGTGGGCTACCGGTATCCTCCTCGAAACAGCAACCGCTATTTCTGAAGGAAACGGTGGACTTGTCCAACAACTCATGTGGATGCTCAATGAACTTAACTCACCTTACGGTGACACCGAGCAAAAGCTGGCTTCTTACTTTCTTCAAGCCTTGTTTAGCCGCATTACCGACACTGGTGAGCGTTGCTATCGAACGTTAGACACAATATCTGATAAAACCTGTTCATTCGAATCAACAAGAAAGATGGTATTGAAGTTTCAAGAGGTAAGTCCTTGGACTACTTTTGGTCACGTAGCTTGTAATGGTGCAGTCATGGAAGCCTTCGAAGGCGAAAGAAAATTACATATAATAGATATCAGCAACACTTATTGCACCCAATGGCCTACATTGCTTGAAGCCCTAGCTACCCGCACCGACGAAACCCCATATTTAAGGCTAACCACTATCGTTCCTAGCAAAAAAGGTGGGGTTTCGGGAGTTTCAGTCAAAAAAGTAATGAAAGAAATAGGAAACAGAATGGTAAAGTTTGCTAGGCTTATGGGAGTTCCCTTTAAATTCAAAGCGATACACCATCCCGGCGATTTATGTGACTTAGATTTATCAGAACTTGATATTAACGAAGATGAAGCGTTAGCCATCAACTTTGTTGGCACATTACATTCCATCACAGCCGTTGATAATCGTAGGGATCTTATGATATCGAATTTCAGGAGATTGCAACCAAGGATAATCACTGTGATCGAAGAAGAAGCTGATCTTGACGTTGGGGTTGACGGGTTGGAGTTCGTTAAAGGTTTTCACGAATGTTTAAGATGGTTTAGGGTTTACTTTGAAGCCTTAGATGATTGTTTTGAGAGAACAAGCAATGTAAGGTTGATGCTGGAACAAGCAGCTGGTCGAGCCATAGTTGATTTGGTGGCTTGTTCGCCGTCCATGTCCATTGAGATGCGGGAGCCAGCGACCCGCTGGTCCTGGCGGTTTAAAGCGAGTGGATTTAACCCCGTGGTTCTGAGTGATGAAGTGTGCGATGATGTACGCGCCTTGTTGAGAAGGTACAAGGAAGGTTGGTCAATGGCACAGTGTCCTGACGCCGGAATATTCTTGTCTTGGAAAGACCAACCGGTGGTTTGGGCCAGTGCATGGCGGCCTTGA